ACGAGATTGTTCCCGTTGCAAATGAAGATGCTGGAAAAACTTTACTTGCCCTTGCTCGTGAAGAAGGTATATTTTCAGGCATATCCTCTGGAGCAGCAACTTGGGCTGCTTTGGATTTAGCTAAAAAAGAAGAAAATAAAGGTAAAAGAATAATAGCCATCTTACCTGATAACGGTGAGAGATATCTCTCTGTAGACTGGTTATTTGAATAAGAATAATTATATATACCATATGTTATAATATTTTAATTGTAAACTTTAGAGGTATATCAGATGTTGCAAAATTTAAGGGATGAAATTAAAGCAATCAAACAGAAAGATCCTGCTGCTCGCTCTACATTAGAGATTTTTTTATGCTACCCAGGATTTTACGCTTTATTATTCCATAGAGTCAGTCATTGGCTATGGAATCATTCTTTAAAACTTTTGGCCCGTATGAATTCCAATTTAGCAAGATTTCTTACAGGAATTGAGATTCACCCCGGAGCAACATTTGGTAAAAGAGTATTTATCGACCATGGAATGGGAGTTGTTGTTGGAGAAACAGCAATTGTTGGCGATGACGTATTGCTCTATCAGGGAGTAATCCTTGGAGGAACCAGTACTGAAAAGACCAAAAGGCACCCGACCCTTGAAAGGGGAGTGATTGTTGGTGCCGGTGCTAAGGTAATGGGTAACATCACAATTGGAGAGTACTCTAAAATAGGTACCGGAGCCGTTGTGTTGAAGGACGTTCCTCCGGAGTCAACCTGTGTAGGCGTTCCTGGACGCATTGTAAAATGTAGGGGCGTTCCTCACAAGGAAGTTGACCTTGACCACAATAAACTTCCAGACCCTGTCGCTGATGCAATCAGAACTATTGAGCAACACCTCAAAGAGAATGATGAGCGTTTCAAAATATTATTCGATAAGCATGAGATTTGCTTTACTGAGGATATTAGGGACGAACAAGAAGATTTAGAGGATTTGTTTAAAAAATAGAAGGGATATTTTATGAAACCACCTTGTGAAATCGTAGTATGGTATGTGATACCCGCTATTAGATCAGAATTGGCAAAGGAACTTTTAAATTTAGGAATGAGGCAGAAAGATGTTTCTGAACTGATGGACATTACTCAACCTGCCGTTTCCCAATACATCACTGATAAACGTGGAAGTGGAATCAAGCTTGATGATAATGTTAGACAAATGATAAAGGACTTTGCTCAAGAATTAGCAGATGGAAGAGCTACAAAAGCACAACTGATAGGAAGGACATGTGCTATATGCAAACATGTTGAAACAGCAGATGTTTTAGAACAACTCAACATCGACAAATCCGACCTTGGTGAGGATTGTCAATCTTGTTTAGGTTCTGAAGCCAGTAATTGCTAAAAATATTGGAAAATATAGTAAAGTATTTAAACTATTACTTACCAATATTTTAATATCCTATATATATTGATGGCAAGTTTACCGAGTGGCTTAGGTGTGTGGCTGCAGACCATAATACGGGGGTTCAAATCCCTCACTTGCCTTTTTAATTACTTTTTTTCGAGGTTTATTCTTATGGAAATTTATTCAACTTTAACTCGTAGTAAAGAGGATTTTGAAACTATTAATGAAAATAGAGTTAACTTATTTGTATGTGGTCCTACCGTTTACGATGACGCACATATAGGACATGGAAGAACATACATCTCTTTTGATACAATAAAAAGATACTTGGAATACAAAGGATATGCAGTATTCTACATTCAAAACGTAACCGACATTGATGACAAGATTATTAACCGCTCAAAGGAAAGCGGAATTCCATCCGATGTCTTGGCACGCAGATTTGAGAAAAGGTACCGTGAAGACATGGAAAAATTGCATGTGAATGGCGTGAACCTGTTTGCAAGGGCAACAGACCACATGCCTGAAATCATAGATCAAATCCAAAGGCTGATTGACAAGGGATTTGCTTATGAAACCGAGGATGGAGTTTATTTTGAAATCGATACCTTTGACGAATTCGGTAAGCTATCCAACAGGAATGTTGAAGAGCTTGAATCCCATCGTGAAATAGCCGAAACCACAAAGAAAAACCAGCAGGATTTCGCTTTATGGAAAAAACGTGAAGGTGTGGATGAACCTACCTGGCCGTCCCCATGGGGAGACGGAAGGCCTGGATGGCACATTGAAGATACTGCAATCACTGAATTCTACTTTGGAGAGCAATATGATGTCCACGGTGGAGGTTTAGATTTAATATTCCCTCACCATGAGGCTGAAATCACACAGATGGAAGCGGTTTCAGGAAAATCCCCAATGGTAAGGTACTGGTTGCACACAGGATTCCTGAATGTTAATGGGGAAAAGATGTCCAAGTCTTTGCATAACTTCATTACAATCCGCGAATTGCTTGAAAGCTATGAGCCTGATACCTTCAGGTTCTTTGTATTGTCAACCCATTACAGAAGCCCTATTGACTTTTCAAAGGATTCACTTCACCAATCCGAAAGAAGCTTGGATAGAATCAGAAAATACTATGGGCTATTGGATGTTGAAGTGGGATATGACGATTATGAATGTGATGCATTAAAACCTCACATGGAAGAGTTCTTCGCCAGTATGGATGATGATTTCAACACTCCAAAGGCCATTGCGGCAATATTTGGATTGATCAACGACACCAAAAATGATCTTGACGCTT
This is a stretch of genomic DNA from Methanobrevibacter thaueri. It encodes these proteins:
- the cysS gene encoding cysteine--tRNA ligase, translated to MEIYSTLTRSKEDFETINENRVNLFVCGPTVYDDAHIGHGRTYISFDTIKRYLEYKGYAVFYIQNVTDIDDKIINRSKESGIPSDVLARRFEKRYREDMEKLHVNGVNLFARATDHMPEIIDQIQRLIDKGFAYETEDGVYFEIDTFDEFGKLSNRNVEELESHREIAETTKKNQQDFALWKKREGVDEPTWPSPWGDGRPGWHIEDTAITEFYFGEQYDVHGGGLDLIFPHHEAEITQMEAVSGKSPMVRYWLHTGFLNVNGEKMSKSLHNFITIRELLESYEPDTFRFFVLSTHYRSPIDFSKDSLHQSERSLDRIRKYYGLLDVEVGYDDYECDALKPHMEEFFASMDDDFNTPKAIAAIFGLINDTKNDLDAFSESDKIAIKAFLDDAAHILGVSFETEEVNAGSDDLLNLISEVRAELRANKQYDLSDKIRDNLQALGYEIND
- a CDS encoding transcriptional regulator → MKPPCEIVVWYVIPAIRSELAKELLNLGMRQKDVSELMDITQPAVSQYITDKRGSGIKLDDNVRQMIKDFAQELADGRATKAQLIGRTCAICKHVETADVLEQLNIDKSDLGEDCQSCLGSEASNC
- the cysE gene encoding serine O-acetyltransferase, whose product is MLQNLRDEIKAIKQKDPAARSTLEIFLCYPGFYALLFHRVSHWLWNHSLKLLARMNSNLARFLTGIEIHPGATFGKRVFIDHGMGVVVGETAIVGDDVLLYQGVILGGTSTEKTKRHPTLERGVIVGAGAKVMGNITIGEYSKIGTGAVVLKDVPPESTCVGVPGRIVKCRGVPHKEVDLDHNKLPDPVADAIRTIEQHLKENDERFKILFDKHEICFTEDIRDEQEDLEDLFKK